A region of Moorena producens PAL-8-15-08-1 DNA encodes the following proteins:
- a CDS encoding glycosyltransferase, producing the protein MPETSIIIRCYNEEQHIGRLLSGIMQQTIQDVEIIVVDSGSTDATPSIASRYRVKLLSIKPEEFSFGRALNLGCQVATGEFIVIASAHVYPIYQDWIEKLLAPFKDPKIALTYGKQRGNETTKYSENQIFATWFPDQSVHVRDQDYPFCNNANAAIRRSLWEDVPYDETLTGLEDLDWAKRIMPLGYRIAYVPAAEIIHVHEETPKRIYNRYRREAIALKQIYPQEHFHFWDFVRLFTTNVVSDYYHAWHDGVFKPNLLSIPIFRLMQFWGTYQGFAQRGLVSNRLRQTFYYPRSLSRYQNTFSYENRRLIDYGSSAKSSEQVY; encoded by the coding sequence GTGCCTGAAACATCCATTATCATTCGTTGCTATAACGAAGAACAACACATCGGTCGTCTGCTCAGTGGCATCATGCAGCAGACAATCCAAGATGTAGAAATCATTGTTGTTGACTCAGGTTCTACTGATGCCACTCCATCCATTGCATCCCGCTATCGAGTCAAACTCTTATCCATCAAACCGGAGGAGTTTTCCTTTGGGCGAGCCCTTAACCTTGGATGTCAGGTTGCCACCGGGGAATTCATCGTTATTGCCAGTGCTCACGTTTATCCCATCTACCAAGATTGGATTGAAAAGCTGTTAGCTCCCTTTAAAGATCCTAAGATTGCTTTAACCTACGGAAAACAACGCGGTAACGAAACAACCAAGTATTCGGAAAACCAGATATTTGCTACTTGGTTTCCCGATCAGTCGGTTCATGTCAGGGATCAAGACTATCCTTTCTGTAACAATGCTAATGCTGCTATCCGGCGATCATTGTGGGAAGACGTTCCCTACGACGAAACCCTCACAGGCTTAGAGGATTTGGACTGGGCAAAACGGATTATGCCCTTAGGCTACCGCATTGCTTACGTTCCCGCAGCTGAAATTATTCATGTTCATGAGGAAACCCCCAAACGCATTTACAACCGCTATCGACGAGAAGCCATTGCTCTTAAACAGATTTATCCCCAAGAACACTTCCATTTTTGGGATTTTGTGCGCCTTTTCACCACAAATGTTGTCAGTGACTACTATCACGCATGGCATGACGGTGTTTTCAAGCCAAATTTGCTTTCAATTCCTATATTCCGCTTAATGCAATTCTGGGGTACCTACCAAGGCTTTGCGCAAAGGGGACTAGTCAGCAACCGCCTGCGACAAACCTTTTATTATCCACGCAGCTTATCACGTTACCAGAACACCTTTTCTTATGAAAATCGACGACTCATTGACTATGGCTCCTCTGCAAAATCCTCCGAGCAAGTATATTGA
- a CDS encoding cyclase family protein has translation MAPLQNPPSKYIDISVPVSPYLPTWPGSPAIEFHRHLDLEHGDIATDTTLHFSVHTGTHVDAPMHFIPGGQSVEQLPLDVLIGEVYVVVVPDDVDVITAEVLKQLTLPANTQRLLLHTRNSRLWRSQVREFQSDFVALTADAAQWVVERGIRLIGVDYLSVQRFYDGPETHQILLKSEVVIIEGLNLTNISTGKYELLCLPIKLKGVEGAPARVVLRHLSH, from the coding sequence ATGGCTCCTCTGCAAAATCCTCCGAGCAAGTATATTGACATTTCAGTACCCGTATCGCCATACCTTCCCACCTGGCCAGGTAGCCCAGCAATTGAATTTCACCGTCACCTCGATTTAGAACATGGTGATATTGCTACCGATACAACACTGCATTTTAGTGTACATACGGGGACTCACGTTGATGCTCCAATGCATTTCATTCCAGGGGGACAAAGTGTGGAACAGCTACCTCTGGATGTTCTAATCGGAGAGGTTTACGTTGTAGTTGTGCCCGATGATGTGGATGTCATCACCGCAGAGGTATTAAAGCAGTTAACTCTACCTGCCAACACACAGCGTTTACTTTTGCACACGCGGAACTCTCGGCTGTGGCGATCGCAAGTGCGGGAATTTCAGTCGGACTTTGTGGCGCTCACAGCAGATGCGGCTCAATGGGTAGTTGAACGGGGAATTAGGTTAATTGGGGTGGATTATTTGTCAGTGCAACGTTTTTATGATGGTCCGGAAACTCATCAAATTCTGCTAAAATCCGAGGTTGTTATTATTGAAGGCTTGAATTTAACGAATATTTCAACTGGAAAGTATGAGTTGTTATGTTTACCAATTAAGCTCAAGGGAGTGGAAGGAGCTCCAGCTAGAGTAGTTTTACGCCACTTATCTCACTAA
- a CDS encoding acylneuraminate cytidylyltransferase family protein has protein sequence MENIKIIALLPMKANSERVKGKNFKPLNGKPLFKWILNALIELNEVSKVIINTDARSILAEHGLVDSDRVQIRDRKPELCGDFVSMNRILADDIANEPADIYLMTHTTNPLLSATTIRKALQQFLEARATGTADSLFTVNRFQTRFYRQDGSAINHNPNNLIRTQDLEPWYEENSNLYIFTPLSFAATQARIGKQPMMFETPPLESIDIDDQVDWQMAEAVAQYLYPSSVVQAA, from the coding sequence ATGGAAAATATTAAGATTATTGCTCTCTTACCGATGAAGGCGAACAGTGAGCGAGTCAAGGGTAAAAATTTTAAGCCATTGAACGGTAAACCTTTATTCAAGTGGATTTTAAATGCACTTATTGAGCTAAACGAAGTCTCAAAAGTGATTATAAATACAGATGCTCGCTCTATTCTGGCAGAACACGGATTGGTCGATTCAGATCGAGTTCAGATTCGCGATCGCAAACCAGAATTGTGTGGTGATTTCGTCAGCATGAACCGGATTCTGGCAGATGACATAGCAAATGAACCTGCCGATATTTACTTGATGACCCACACTACAAATCCCCTCCTCAGTGCCACAACAATTCGCAAGGCACTTCAGCAGTTTCTGGAGGCTAGGGCTACGGGAACTGCTGATTCGCTATTTACAGTTAATCGCTTCCAAACTCGCTTCTACCGTCAAGATGGTTCTGCCATTAACCACAATCCCAATAACCTAATTAGAACTCAGGACTTGGAACCCTGGTACGAAGAAAATTCTAATCTCTACATTTTTACACCTTTAAGCTTCGCTGCCACTCAAGCCAGGATTGGCAAGCAACCTATGATGTTTGAAACTCCTCCCTTAGAGTCGATTGATATTGACGATCAAGTGGACTGGCAAATGGCTGAAGCAGTTGCCCAGTATCTCTATCCTTCTTCTGTTGTACAAGCGGCATGA
- a CDS encoding RRXRR domain-containing protein produces the protein MLRVPVISPDGKPLMPTKASRARRWLNRGLAVIYQNDLNVFAVQLVNQPSGEQTQDIAVGIDPGKMFSGIAVQSGKATLWTGHLVLPYKRVRERMDTRRMMRSRSVGFAERTRRSRRINRKVPYSQRSHRQKRFSNRVGKKVPPSIRANRQLEQRLVKELSLLYPLKAIVYEVVKARGNKGFSPVMVGQYWSISQLEKIAPVTQKQGWETALKREALGLVKDKADKSRQTINTHAVDGIALAATHFFRRENYYHNKGKLSVPKNCDVTDATFSVIKRAPISRRQLHLLQFSKGGKRRKYGGTTTSYGFRKGDYVEAVKAEKIYRGWVSGETARQVSVSDINWKRIGQFTARKVRLLRRSTGLIVNH, from the coding sequence ATGTTACGAGTTCCAGTCATTTCACCTGATGGCAAACCATTGATGCCTACAAAAGCTTCTCGCGCTCGACGTTGGCTTAATCGAGGTTTAGCTGTCATTTATCAAAATGATCTAAACGTTTTTGCTGTTCAGTTGGTCAATCAACCATCTGGAGAGCAGACCCAGGACATTGCTGTTGGTATTGACCCTGGAAAAATGTTTTCTGGCATTGCTGTCCAGTCAGGCAAGGCTACTCTTTGGACAGGACATTTAGTTTTGCCATACAAAAGGGTTCGAGAGCGGATGGATACTAGACGAATGATGCGTTCGCGTAGCGTCGGCTTCGCCGAAAGGACTCGCAGGAGCCGTCGAATAAACAGAAAAGTCCCTTACTCGCAAAGGTCTCACAGGCAAAAACGATTCTCGAACAGAGTAGGCAAAAAGGTGCCTCCTTCGATTCGGGCGAATCGTCAGCTAGAACAACGGTTAGTCAAGGAGCTTAGCCTTTTGTATCCATTGAAAGCCATTGTCTACGAAGTAGTCAAAGCAAGAGGAAATAAGGGATTTTCTCCTGTGATGGTAGGTCAATATTGGTCAATATCTCAGTTAGAGAAAATAGCTCCAGTTACTCAAAAACAAGGCTGGGAGACTGCCCTAAAAAGGGAGGCTCTAGGACTGGTTAAGGACAAGGCTGACAAAAGTCGGCAAACTATCAATACTCATGCAGTAGATGGGATAGCTTTAGCTGCTACCCATTTCTTCCGACGCGAAAACTATTATCACAACAAAGGGAAGCTAAGCGTTCCAAAAAACTGTGATGTGACCGATGCCACCTTTTCTGTTATTAAACGTGCTCCGATAAGTCGCCGTCAATTACATTTATTGCAGTTTTCTAAAGGTGGAAAACGGCGCAAATACGGCGGTACAACTACTAGCTATGGTTTTCGTAAAGGAGACTATGTTGAAGCTGTTAAGGCTGAGAAAATCTATCGAGGTTGGGTAAGCGGCGAAACAGCAAGACAGGTTTCCGTTAGCGATATCAACTGGAAGCGAATCGGACAATTCACTGCCCGGAAAGTCCGACTTCTAAGACGTTCGACGGGCTTAATTGTAAACCACTAA
- a CDS encoding phosphoglycerate dehydrogenase: MKVLITCPPMLGLMDEFKPLFAAKAIEVDCPPVVQTLSVEELKSLIPQYDGWIIGDDPATREVFQNGKSGKLKAAVKWGVGVDNVDFTAANDNGILVANTPRMFGAEVADIAMGYVIALARQTFMIDRAVRAGTWLKPAGISLGDKTVALVGFGDIGRNTAKRLLAADMRVIAYDPYFQAVEGLEAVQPAAWPARLEEADLIVLTCALTSENHHMLNSETLAKAKRGVRVINVARGPLIDEAALVEALSSRQVHSAALDVFEMEPLPEASALRPFEQCIFGSHNASNTVDAVRRASYQAMHLLFDFLGCA, from the coding sequence ATGAAAGTATTAATTACCTGTCCACCCATGTTAGGTTTGATGGATGAATTCAAACCACTCTTTGCAGCAAAAGCCATTGAAGTTGATTGTCCTCCAGTAGTGCAAACCCTATCCGTGGAAGAACTAAAGTCCCTCATTCCTCAGTATGACGGTTGGATTATTGGCGACGATCCTGCCACTCGCGAAGTGTTTCAGAACGGGAAATCTGGGAAGCTAAAAGCAGCAGTCAAGTGGGGTGTTGGGGTTGATAATGTGGACTTTACAGCAGCGAATGATAATGGTATCTTAGTAGCAAATACCCCTCGTATGTTTGGTGCGGAAGTAGCCGATATTGCCATGGGCTATGTAATTGCCCTAGCACGACAGACTTTCATGATTGACCGAGCCGTTAGAGCAGGAACATGGCTAAAACCAGCAGGCATTTCTCTAGGGGATAAGACGGTTGCTTTAGTTGGGTTTGGGGATATTGGGCGCAATACGGCGAAGCGGCTGTTAGCAGCTGACATGCGGGTAATTGCTTACGATCCTTATTTCCAAGCAGTGGAGGGATTAGAAGCAGTACAACCTGCTGCTTGGCCCGCACGCTTGGAAGAAGCCGACTTGATTGTGCTGACCTGTGCGTTAACTAGTGAAAATCATCATATGCTCAATTCAGAAACATTAGCTAAGGCAAAGCGAGGGGTGCGGGTGATCAATGTTGCCCGAGGTCCATTGATTGATGAAGCAGCATTGGTGGAGGCATTGTCTTCACGACAGGTGCATTCGGCAGCCTTAGATGTTTTTGAAATGGAACCATTACCGGAAGCCTCTGCGCTACGGCCTTTTGAACAGTGTATTTTTGGCTCCCATAATGCTTCTAATACGGTGGATGCTGTGCGTCGTGCTAGTTATCAGGCAATGCATTTGCTATTTGATTTTCTTGGATGTGCCTAG
- a CDS encoding SDR family NAD(P)-dependent oxidoreductase, which yields MKTALITGAAGGIGQALCQVFKEANHFVIGLDVVSAAASCDVMIVGNLQKMCSDAAYCSEIVEQVRSHLQSRGLTTLINNAAVQILKPTNQLTVEDWHQTLDVNLVAPFVLTQAFLPELEQAVGSVVNIASIHASLTKPGFVCYATSKAALVGLTRSMAVDLRERVRVNAICPAAVATPMLMAGFEGKKEEFENLSQMHPLGRIAEPAEVAKVALFLSLPEASFITGATLSVDGGIGGRLHDPI from the coding sequence GTGAAAACTGCTTTAATTACTGGAGCTGCGGGTGGCATTGGGCAAGCTTTGTGCCAGGTTTTTAAAGAAGCTAATCACTTTGTGATTGGTCTTGATGTAGTTTCAGCGGCTGCATCCTGCGATGTTATGATTGTCGGCAATTTGCAGAAAATGTGCAGTGATGCAGCTTATTGTTCAGAAATTGTTGAGCAAGTGCGATCGCACTTGCAAAGCAGAGGTTTGACTACCCTGATTAACAATGCAGCAGTGCAAATCCTCAAGCCCACAAACCAACTCACAGTAGAAGATTGGCATCAGACACTAGATGTTAATTTGGTAGCTCCTTTTGTGTTAACTCAGGCATTCCTGCCGGAGTTGGAACAAGCGGTCGGCTCAGTAGTAAATATTGCCAGTATTCACGCCAGCCTTACCAAGCCTGGGTTTGTGTGTTATGCAACCAGTAAGGCAGCTTTGGTCGGTTTGACTAGAAGTATGGCAGTGGATCTTAGGGAAAGAGTCCGGGTAAACGCGATTTGTCCAGCAGCAGTAGCGACACCAATGTTAATGGCTGGGTTTGAAGGGAAGAAGGAAGAGTTTGAGAATTTGTCTCAAATGCATCCTTTAGGACGGATTGCAGAACCAGCAGAAGTAGCAAAAGTGGCATTGTTTCTATCTTTGCCTGAAGCAAGTTTCATAACCGGTGCAACTTTAAGCGTTGATGGTGGCATTGGAGGACGTTTACACGATCCTATATAG
- a CDS encoding 6-hydroxymethylpterin diphosphokinase MptE-like protein, producing MLKKKLRVARDSIVEYLNNYSDPVYLQWYFNESKRLLKFKKINKKEDCFIIGNGPSLNKIDLSLLNNYYTFGLNKIYLIFDKVNLNISYHVAVNHLVVEQSAREFENLNCPSFLSARAADNVVDKRDHIYKIFTAGSPFVFQTDASKLICEGYTVTYVAMQLAFYMGFKRIFLIGVDHNFTAVGNPNEKQFLKGDDPNHFTPGYFGNKEWHLPDLEGSELAYHMARFNFNRSGREIYDATVDGKLQIFPKITFEQALDMCKKKVVVKM from the coding sequence ATGCTTAAAAAAAAATTACGAGTAGCAAGAGATTCAATTGTTGAGTATCTTAATAATTACTCAGATCCAGTGTACCTTCAATGGTACTTTAATGAGTCTAAGCGCCTTTTAAAATTTAAAAAAATTAATAAAAAAGAGGACTGTTTTATTATTGGTAATGGTCCTTCCCTTAATAAAATTGATTTATCATTACTGAATAATTATTATACGTTTGGTTTAAACAAAATCTACTTAATTTTTGATAAAGTAAATTTAAATATTAGCTATCATGTTGCCGTCAACCATTTGGTTGTCGAGCAAAGCGCGAGAGAGTTTGAAAATTTAAACTGTCCATCCTTTTTATCAGCTAGAGCCGCTGATAATGTGGTAGATAAAAGGGATCATATTTATAAAATATTTACAGCAGGTAGTCCTTTCGTTTTTCAGACAGATGCATCGAAGTTAATTTGCGAAGGATACACTGTAACTTATGTAGCAATGCAGCTAGCCTTCTATATGGGCTTTAAGAGAATTTTCTTGATAGGAGTCGATCATAACTTTACTGCTGTAGGTAATCCTAACGAAAAACAGTTCCTAAAAGGAGATGACCCAAACCATTTTACTCCTGGGTATTTTGGGAATAAAGAATGGCATCTGCCAGATCTAGAAGGCTCTGAATTAGCCTATCATATGGCTCGATTTAACTTTAATAGATCTGGTAGAGAGATTTATGATGCTACAGTTGATGGGAAACTACAAATTTTTCCAAAAATTACCTTTGAACAAGCTTTAGATATGTGTAAAAAAAAAGTAGTGGTAAAGATGTAG
- a CDS encoding NAD(P)-dependent oxidoreductase: protein MNSNLTFLGLGVMGGYMAANLARSDYSTSNYPTMAWNRTPDRPGVKIAADAGAKVVSSIREAVESADIIFSCLGDVPDVEAVMLGAEGVAEYAKPGTLIVDFTTIGPNAAQEISGELKKHNLRFLDAPVSGGDIGAKNGTLTIMLGGEQKDFEECKPLLEILGKTIRLCGPVGSGQAVKLCNQVLCSVHMVALCEAMKLAEHQGIDPNLVIEVCSTGAAGSWALSNLGQQVAESDFEPGFMIKHMVKDLRLVLESLQSSSLDLAGVELADRLFKVVQQLDSGTGGEQGTQAMIRAYGELRS from the coding sequence ATGAACAGCAATCTTACCTTTCTTGGTCTCGGCGTTATGGGTGGATATATGGCAGCCAATCTTGCCCGTAGTGATTACTCCACCAGTAATTACCCCACTATGGCTTGGAATCGCACCCCCGATCGTCCAGGAGTCAAGATTGCTGCTGATGCTGGAGCCAAGGTAGTGTCATCCATCCGGGAAGCTGTCGAGTCAGCTGACATAATTTTTTCCTGCTTGGGGGATGTCCCAGATGTGGAAGCGGTTATGCTGGGAGCTGAGGGAGTGGCTGAGTATGCCAAACCCGGTACCCTAATTGTGGATTTCACCACCATTGGACCAAATGCAGCCCAGGAAATCAGTGGGGAACTAAAGAAGCACAACCTACGTTTTCTCGATGCACCAGTTTCCGGTGGGGATATCGGAGCCAAAAATGGTACCCTAACCATTATGCTTGGAGGCGAGCAGAAGGACTTCGAGGAGTGTAAACCCCTACTGGAAATTCTTGGCAAAACCATTCGCCTGTGCGGTCCGGTGGGCAGCGGTCAAGCAGTTAAACTGTGCAACCAGGTGCTTTGTTCTGTCCATATGGTAGCCCTATGCGAGGCAATGAAGTTGGCAGAACATCAAGGAATTGACCCTAATTTAGTTATTGAGGTTTGTAGCACAGGTGCTGCTGGGTCATGGGCGTTATCCAACTTAGGGCAACAAGTGGCTGAGTCTGACTTTGAGCCTGGTTTCATGATTAAGCACATGGTCAAAGACCTCAGGCTTGTACTCGAAAGCCTCCAGTCTTCTAGTCTGGATTTGGCTGGAGTTGAATTAGCTGACCGTCTTTTCAAAGTTGTTCAACAACTTGACAGTGGTACAGGAGGTGAACAGGGAACTCAAGCCATGATCCGTGCCTACGGTGAATTGAGAAGCTGA
- a CDS encoding response regulator transcription factor yields MTKKILIVDDEPYMRLLIEQTLEDLEDEGVELLTAEDGEDALEQVKSEQPNLVFLDLMMPKMSGFDVCNQIKNVLCMNDVYVIMLTAKGQEFDKQKGKEVGTDMYLTKPFDPDQVLEKSQEILGIALRLASEVRSKL; encoded by the coding sequence ATGACTAAAAAAATCTTGATCGTTGATGATGAACCTTATATGAGACTCCTGATCGAGCAAACCCTGGAAGACCTGGAAGATGAAGGGGTAGAATTACTCACCGCTGAGGATGGTGAAGATGCTCTAGAGCAAGTTAAGTCAGAGCAACCTAATCTGGTATTTCTGGATTTAATGATGCCGAAAATGAGTGGGTTTGATGTCTGTAATCAGATCAAAAATGTTCTGTGTATGAACGATGTTTATGTGATCATGCTAACGGCTAAGGGACAAGAGTTTGATAAACAAAAGGGCAAAGAAGTCGGCACAGATATGTACCTCACTAAACCCTTTGACCCTGATCAAGTCTTGGAAAAATCTCAAGAAATACTTGGTATAGCGCTACGCTTAGCGTCAGAAGTCAGAAGTAAGCTATGA
- a CDS encoding ISAzo13-like element transposase-related protein yields the protein MRISIDSKAKVKVGNLSRGGKARTLEAKQADDHDTEWTSVMTPFGILNTQTDQLSIYMGQSAETSDFIVDCIMAWWNDNQFQPTQFDELVINLDGGSATRSNRTQFIKGMVEWSRAIATRIRLIYYPPYHSKYNPIERCWAALENYWNGAILDSVEAVVQWATNMSWKGCTPTVHLVDTIYEKGLRPLPFELESYQLSWCRSDTLPKWDITIVPT from the coding sequence TTGCGTATCTCAATCGATAGCAAAGCCAAAGTCAAAGTGGGGAATTTATCACGAGGTGGCAAAGCCAGAACATTAGAAGCTAAACAAGCAGACGACCATGATACTGAGTGGACATCTGTGATGACTCCATTTGGTATTCTCAATACCCAAACTGACCAGCTCTCGATTTACATGGGGCAATCGGCTGAAACCAGCGACTTTATTGTTGATTGTATCATGGCATGGTGGAATGACAATCAATTCCAACCGACTCAATTCGACGAATTAGTGATTAATCTAGATGGAGGCAGTGCCACCCGCAGCAACCGCACCCAATTTATCAAGGGCATGGTTGAATGGTCTCGGGCAATTGCAACCCGCATCCGCTTGATTTACTACCCTCCCTATCACAGCAAGTACAATCCGATTGAGCGGTGTTGGGCTGCGTTGGAGAACTATTGGAATGGCGCAATTCTAGACTCGGTTGAAGCTGTTGTCCAATGGGCTACAAACATGAGTTGGAAGGGCTGCACACCAACTGTTCATTTAGTGGACACCATCTATGAAAAAGGGTTGAGACCTTTACCCTTCGAATTGGAATCCTATCAACTTTCTTGGTGTCGTTCTGACACATTACCCAAATGGGATATTACAATTGTCCCGACTTAG
- a CDS encoding transposase, with protein sequence MELSEKVKSTILDAAKKLTGHRKRAFMAKVSEDYLGGNARKTERVFGWNRTRVQLGLHEQRSGLICVDNHRAKGRKKSAKNLPNLKADIRALVDAQAQADPKLKSTFCVCTISARAVREALMSEKGYTDEELPTRQTMGEILNRLGYRLKKPKRQNL encoded by the coding sequence ATGGAATTAAGTGAAAAGGTAAAATCAACCATACTGGATGCAGCCAAGAAACTAACAGGTCATCGCAAGCGAGCCTTCATGGCTAAGGTGAGTGAAGATTATCTTGGGGGTAATGCCCGCAAAACAGAAAGAGTGTTTGGTTGGAACCGCACAAGGGTACAATTAGGTTTGCATGAGCAGCGAAGTGGATTGATATGTGTGGATAATCATCGAGCCAAAGGTAGAAAGAAAAGCGCGAAAAACCTGCCTAACCTAAAAGCAGATATTCGTGCTTTAGTAGATGCTCAAGCGCAAGCAGACCCCAAATTGAAATCGACATTTTGCGTTTGCACAATCAGTGCAAGGGCAGTCAGGGAAGCGCTCATGAGTGAAAAGGGATATACCGATGAAGAGTTACCAACTCGTCAAACAATGGGAGAAATTCTGAATCGACTGGGGTATCGCTTAAAAAAACCCAAAAGACAAAACCTGTGA